A stretch of Lactuca sativa cultivar Salinas chromosome 6, Lsat_Salinas_v11, whole genome shotgun sequence DNA encodes these proteins:
- the LOC111904389 gene encoding uncharacterized protein LOC111904389, which produces MEGLNIALKEAVVKGVFQGISIPNSDIKVSHLFYADDALFIDEWSSQNIKKLARILKCFQVSFSLRVNFNKSKVFGIGVNSQDVENGALPLGCEPSALPFTYLGIPVGMNMNSKSSWNPILEKLINKLSRWKAKTLSFGGRVTLAKAILGNLSTFYLSLFTAPSGVIEAIEKIRRNFIWEGPENESKIKWVAWDRIIAPKEVGGLGLGSIKALNLALLAKWKWRIVNEYDSLWVKIIKGLHSLDMIQPSQISSRYLSEVWRNIDKCKNALGKFSIADTKVIRWKQVDTGWDSNFVFDGKFRFVALRGKIERVGHWIPDGAFMWCNWIPFKVSCFVWRARLDRIPSMNALITQGVQIQTLNCNACISDTEFTDHMLITCPFADTIWNRVWNWCGIMSHQLTNIKEILNFAADCGHPPRKEENNECSHFWCIMGYLESKK; this is translated from the coding sequence ATGGAAGGGTTGAATATAGCATTAAAGGAAGCAGTGGTCAAAGGTGTCTTTCAAGGTATATCTATTCCAAATTCTGATATTAAAGTATCACATCTATTCTACGCGGATGATGCCCTATTCATTGACGAATGGTCTAGCCAAAATATTAAAAAACTCGCGAGGATTCTCAAATGCTTCCAAGTGTCTTTCAGCTTAAGAGTTAACTTTAATAAATCGAAAGTTTTTGGCATAGGTGTTAATTCTCAAGATGTTGAAAATGGGGCCTTACCGTTAGGATGTGAGCCTAGTGCACTGCCATTCACATACCTTGGGATACCAGTGGGGATGAATATGAACAGTAAAAGCTCTTGGAACCCGATACTTGAAAAACTCATAAATAAACTTTCTAGATGGAAGGCAAAGACCTTGAGCTTTGGTGGGAGGGTGACTCTAGCAAAGGCAATTTTGGGTAACCTCTccacattttatttatcattgTTTACTGCTCCATCGGGGGTTATTGAGGCTATAGAGAAAATCAGGAGAAATTTCATATGGGAAGGTCCAGAAAATGAATCAAAAATTAAATGGGTGGCCTGGGACAGAATTATAGCACCTAAGGAGGTGGGTGGCTTAGGTCTCGGTTCCATAAAGGCTTTGAACCTAGCTTTGTTAGCAAAATGGAAATGGAGAATTGTCAACGAATATGACTCATTATGGGTTAAGATCATAAAGGGTCTACACAGTCTTGATATGATTCAGCCTAGTCAGATATCTTCCAGGTACCTAAGCGAAGTTTGGCGGAACATTGATAAATGTAAAAATGCTCTTGGTAAATTTTCCATTGCAGACACGAAAGTGATTCGATGGAAACAGGTGGATACGGGATGGGACTCAAACTTTGTGTTTGATGGGAAATTTAGATTCGTTGCTCTAAGAGGAAAGATCGAGCGGGTAGGTCATTGGATACCTGATGGAGCCTTCATGTGGTGCAACTGGATCCCGTTCAAAGTGAGTTGTTTTGTGTGGAGAGCAAGGCTGGATCGGATTCCATCAATGAACGCTCTTATTACGCAAGGAGTACAGATACAGACATTAAACTGCAATGCTTGCATCTCAGATACTGAGTTCACAGATCATATGCTGATCACGTGCCCGTTTGCAGATACAATTTGGAACCGGGTCTGGAATTGGTGTGGTATCATGTCTCACCAACTAACCAATATTAAGGAGATCCTAAACTTTGCAGCAGATTGTGGACATCCCCCAAGAAAAGAGGAGAACAATGAATGCAGTCATTTTTGGTGCATTATGGGGTATTTGGAAAGCAAAAAATGA